One region of Haladaptatus cibarius D43 genomic DNA includes:
- the lysS gene encoding lysine--tRNA ligase — MSAGTAPMDERDEGADDHHVFWADEVADRIEARDPDEPIIIKGGISPSGVPHLGNVNEIMRGYFVAEALRDRGHEVKQVFTADDRDPLRKLPRKLADLDGNIVELGDVNAGALGRNLGKPYTDIPDPFDCCDSYGEHFSNLIQQSADLLSVPIDVMSNTEMYESGELEDVTAEILDNSEKAREVLAEYQDKVDDDYIPFNPICEECGKVTETVTDFDTEAGTVEYVCTDLKAGDNTIDGCGHEGTATLREGKLPWRFEWPAQWKTLGVDFEPFGKDHAEGSWPSGDDIARNVMDFEPPVPMTYEWFTLNGKPFSSSEGNIVLVSEVLELLEPEVLRYFFTKDPNKARDFDIGRLDLLVDEFDRFERIYFGEESADERETALAERIYPMVVDEVRPERIRIPYTFAAILGMTDDPDLREEIARKEGHIPDDAPEWAVEEALARVERAQTWAQRTSNEYDYDLKRTEMPEADFDAETAVALDELAEFIEAGHDGDEIQEEIYETAKRHDIDMGDFFGTGYRLFFDEEQGPKLGPFLSNLDREFVLRRLRREG, encoded by the coding sequence ATGAGCGCAGGCACGGCACCGATGGACGAACGAGACGAGGGAGCGGACGACCACCACGTCTTCTGGGCCGACGAGGTTGCCGACCGAATCGAAGCGCGCGACCCGGACGAACCCATCATCATCAAGGGCGGAATTTCTCCATCCGGCGTTCCGCACCTCGGCAACGTCAACGAAATCATGCGTGGCTACTTCGTCGCGGAAGCGCTCCGCGACAGAGGCCACGAGGTAAAACAGGTGTTCACCGCGGACGACCGCGACCCGCTTCGGAAACTGCCACGAAAACTGGCCGACTTGGACGGCAACATCGTGGAGTTGGGCGACGTGAACGCCGGAGCGCTCGGTCGAAACCTCGGAAAACCGTACACGGACATTCCCGACCCGTTCGACTGCTGTGACTCCTACGGCGAACACTTCTCGAACCTCATCCAGCAGAGCGCTGATTTGCTCTCCGTCCCCATCGACGTAATGTCGAACACGGAGATGTACGAGTCCGGCGAGTTGGAGGACGTAACCGCCGAAATACTCGACAACTCCGAAAAAGCCCGCGAAGTGCTCGCCGAGTATCAGGACAAGGTTGACGACGACTACATTCCGTTCAATCCGATTTGCGAGGAATGCGGGAAAGTGACCGAGACGGTGACCGATTTCGACACGGAAGCAGGAACCGTCGAATACGTCTGCACCGACCTGAAGGCGGGCGACAACACCATCGACGGCTGTGGCCACGAAGGCACCGCCACACTCCGAGAGGGCAAACTGCCGTGGCGGTTCGAGTGGCCCGCCCAGTGGAAGACGCTGGGCGTGGATTTCGAACCGTTCGGCAAAGACCACGCCGAAGGCTCGTGGCCGAGCGGCGACGACATCGCGCGAAACGTGATGGACTTCGAACCGCCGGTTCCGATGACCTACGAGTGGTTCACCCTCAACGGAAAGCCGTTCTCGTCCTCGGAAGGGAACATCGTGCTGGTTTCGGAAGTGCTGGAACTCCTCGAACCCGAGGTGCTCCGGTACTTCTTCACGAAAGACCCGAACAAGGCGCGCGACTTCGATATCGGTCGCCTCGACCTGCTCGTGGACGAGTTCGACCGATTCGAGCGAATCTACTTCGGCGAGGAGAGCGCGGACGAGCGGGAAACCGCGCTCGCAGAGCGAATTTATCCGATGGTCGTGGACGAAGTTCGACCCGAACGAATCCGGATTCCGTACACCTTCGCAGCGATTTTGGGCATGACCGACGACCCCGACCTCCGCGAGGAAATCGCGCGAAAAGAGGGCCACATCCCCGACGACGCGCCGGAGTGGGCAGTCGAGGAAGCACTTGCGCGAGTGGAACGAGCGCAGACGTGGGCACAGCGGACGAGCAACGAGTACGACTACGACCTGAAACGAACCGAGATGCCCGAGGCGGACTTCGACGCCGAAACCGCGGTTGCACTCGATGAACTCGCGGAGTTCATCGAAGCGGGCCACGACGGCGACGAGATTCAGGAGGAGATTTACGAAACCGCAAAGCGCCACGACATCGACATGGGCGACTTCTTCGGAACGGGCTACCGCCTCTTTTTCGACGAGGAACAGGGGCCAAAGCTCGGGCCGTTCCTCTCGAACTTAGATCGCGAGTTCGTCCTTCGGCGACTTCGCCGGGAAGGATAG
- the pyrH gene encoding UMP kinase: MKVVVSIGGSVLAPDLESQRVRGHAEVIESLANEGCTIGAVVGGGGVAREYIGTARNLGANEIELDDIGIDVTRLNARLLIAALGEQAAPSPAETYEKAGTAMHRGDIAVMGGVMPGQTTDAVSAALAEYTNADLLVYATSVNGVFSDDPNEVDDATKYDELSAGELVDVIADLEMTAGSSSPVDLLAAKLIERSGVRTIVLDGTEPERIADAVLNGEHDGTDIIPHGTDDEMTYWVQE, from the coding sequence ATGAAGGTGGTCGTTTCTATCGGCGGGAGCGTGCTCGCGCCGGACTTGGAGTCCCAGCGCGTCCGTGGCCATGCCGAAGTCATCGAATCGCTCGCAAACGAAGGGTGTACCATCGGCGCAGTCGTCGGCGGCGGGGGCGTCGCGCGTGAGTACATCGGTACAGCGCGCAACCTCGGCGCAAACGAAATCGAACTGGACGACATCGGTATCGACGTAACGCGACTCAACGCTCGTCTGCTCATTGCCGCACTCGGCGAGCAGGCCGCCCCGAGTCCAGCCGAAACGTACGAAAAAGCCGGAACTGCGATGCACCGCGGCGACATCGCAGTCATGGGCGGCGTGATGCCCGGTCAGACGACCGACGCCGTGAGCGCGGCGCTGGCTGAATACACGAACGCGGACTTGCTCGTCTACGCGACGAGCGTCAACGGCGTGTTCAGCGACGACCCGAACGAAGTGGACGACGCGACGAAGTACGACGAACTGTCCGCGGGCGAACTCGTGGACGTTATCGCCGACCTCGAAATGACTGCGGGTAGTTCCTCGCCGGTTGACCTGCTGGCCGCGAAACTCATCGAACGGTCGGGCGTCAGAACCATCGTTCTCGACGGAACCGAACCGGAGCGAATCGCCGACGCCGTCCTCAACGGGGAACACGACGGAACGGACATCATCCCCCACGGGACGGACGACGAGATGACCTACTGGGTTCAAGAATGA
- a CDS encoding molybdopterin synthase, which produces MKVLGVVGRESAAVADRLASELAEQGRVGVVTSDGSNPAVTSDAVDSTASLDSSVPTTFELGERGWSASGTNRSLSDVLDELAPTHDYAILAGFPDIDIPAISLGDTASVGEPLIRAENADSLEIEAVRDAVGGVEEYETLESLVARAKESPDAERSGAIATFTGRVRAKDSDDDTPTKSLEFEMYDGVAQTKLKAIREELEAREGVFTVLMHHRTGVIEYGEDIVFVVVLAGHREEAFRTVEDGINRLKAEVPIFKKEVTTDEQFWVHER; this is translated from the coding sequence ATGAAGGTACTGGGTGTCGTCGGGCGCGAGTCGGCGGCAGTCGCCGACCGACTCGCGTCCGAACTCGCGGAACAGGGTCGGGTCGGCGTCGTCACGTCTGACGGTTCGAACCCGGCGGTTACGAGCGACGCAGTCGATTCGACTGCGTCGCTCGACTCGTCTGTTCCTACCACGTTCGAACTCGGCGAACGTGGTTGGAGCGCCAGCGGGACGAACCGTTCCCTGTCCGACGTTTTGGACGAACTTGCGCCGACACACGACTACGCTATCCTCGCCGGATTTCCGGACATTGACATTCCCGCGATTTCGCTCGGTGACACAGCCTCCGTCGGCGAACCGCTGATTCGCGCGGAAAACGCGGACAGTCTCGAAATCGAGGCTGTCCGCGATGCGGTCGGCGGAGTCGAGGAGTACGAAACGCTCGAATCGCTCGTCGCGCGTGCGAAAGAATCGCCAGATGCGGAGCGCTCGGGCGCGATTGCCACCTTCACGGGGCGCGTCAGGGCCAAAGATAGCGACGACGACACGCCGACCAAATCCCTCGAATTCGAGATGTACGATGGGGTCGCACAGACGAAACTGAAGGCCATCCGCGAGGAACTCGAAGCACGCGAGGGCGTTTTCACTGTTCTCATGCACCACCGAACCGGCGTCATCGAGTACGGCGAGGACATCGTTTTCGTCGTCGTCCTCGCTGGCCACCGAGAAGAGGCGTTTCGAACCGTCGAGGATGGCATCAACCGACTGAAAGCAGAGGTGCCGATTTTCAAAAAAGAGGTGACTACGGACGAACAGTTCTGGGTTCACGAGCGGTAG
- a CDS encoding DUF7123 family protein, with product MSATTQVAPESPEPETKEARLKQYLCEKASDGEMYFKSKFIADEVDLSAKEIGALMVKLTDCAELEVEKWSYTSATTWRVAPA from the coding sequence ATGAGCGCTACCACCCAAGTTGCCCCTGAGAGCCCTGAACCGGAAACCAAAGAAGCCCGACTCAAGCAGTACCTGTGCGAGAAGGCAAGCGACGGAGAGATGTACTTCAAAAGCAAGTTCATCGCGGACGAAGTTGACCTCTCCGCGAAGGAAATCGGTGCGCTGATGGTGAAACTGACCGACTGCGCCGAACTCGAAGTCGAGAAGTGGTCGTACACGAGTGCAACCACGTGGCGCGTGGCCCCTGCGTAA
- a CDS encoding AEC family transporter, which translates to MSLLSALTNAILPVLSVAAVGFLLGTLRDIDVDALGTVTIYILTPALVFHSLTTTSIGGKTALNLAVAVVVFTLGMVTLAEFVGRALGESEPVLGALVLASSFPNAGNYGIPLSQFAFGEVGRSTAILYIAAQSVLTYTVGVYLASRGNGTSNLSALKEVFKLPLVYAVLAAGIARAVGFVPPVDSAAMETLKLTGDAAIPVMLLMLGIQLANTDSGAAITRVGVSNVMKLLVAPVVAVGVVFLLGFEDLTVARVFVLECAMPAAITPLILSIEYDDGSVGLSAPEYVSTAIFVSTLASVPVLTLLIAILQSGAIV; encoded by the coding sequence GTGTCACTCCTCTCCGCATTGACGAACGCCATTCTTCCGGTTCTCTCGGTTGCGGCCGTCGGTTTTCTCCTCGGAACCCTCCGCGACATCGACGTTGACGCGCTCGGCACCGTCACCATCTACATTCTGACGCCCGCGCTGGTTTTTCACAGTCTCACGACGACCTCCATCGGCGGAAAAACGGCGCTCAACCTCGCAGTCGCTGTCGTCGTCTTCACCCTCGGGATGGTGACGTTGGCGGAGTTCGTCGGGCGTGCGCTCGGCGAGTCGGAACCGGTTCTCGGTGCGCTCGTGTTGGCGAGTTCGTTCCCGAACGCCGGAAACTACGGGATTCCGCTCTCGCAGTTCGCCTTCGGCGAAGTCGGCAGGAGTACCGCGATTCTCTACATCGCGGCCCAGTCGGTTCTCACCTACACCGTTGGTGTTTACCTCGCTTCGCGTGGAAACGGCACGTCGAATCTTTCGGCACTGAAAGAGGTGTTCAAACTCCCGCTCGTGTACGCGGTTTTGGCCGCCGGAATCGCACGTGCTGTCGGTTTCGTCCCGCCTGTCGATTCGGCGGCGATGGAGACGCTGAAACTGACCGGCGATGCCGCGATTCCCGTAATGTTGCTCATGCTCGGGATTCAGCTGGCCAACACAGATTCCGGTGCCGCCATCACGCGCGTGGGCGTCTCAAATGTGATGAAGCTCCTCGTCGCCCCCGTCGTCGCCGTGGGCGTCGTCTTCCTACTTGGATTCGAAGATCTGACCGTTGCACGGGTGTTCGTCCTCGAATGTGCGATGCCGGCGGCGATAACCCCGCTCATTCTCTCTATCGAATACGACGATGGAAGTGTCGGCCTGTCCGCGCCCGAATACGTGAGTACCGCGATTTTTGTCAGCACATTGGCAAGCGTGCCGGTGTTGACGCTCCTCATCGCCATCTTGCAGTCAGGCGCCATCGTCTAG
- a CDS encoding site-2 protease family protein, protein MASTEPPENGPPLERLHSVFRVYDVRRDGDQLVYYGEPLVPQNRLMKTVWPLFREQGYEVMLSTRMGEYVLVAEPVELGPNGVPWKNVFLFVATVLSTLWAGASWYHVNPLSNPIEALLTAWPFTLAVLGVLGTHELGHYVMSRYHGVNATLPYFIPMPTLIGTMGAVIRMKGQMPDREALFDIGVSGPLAGLVATVVVTAVGLTMEPVTVSQEMLNSASTIEVKFGYPPLLQGIAAIMGEPLAYDNDPTKSVNPVVIGGWVGMFVTFLNLIPVGQLDGGHIVRAIIGERQESVAALVPAVLFGLAAYVFYVLDVSNATVLWVIWGFLSMFFAYVGPATPIDDGELDSRRKLIGILTFVIGLLCFTPTPIQIIS, encoded by the coding sequence ATGGCTTCGACCGAGCCGCCCGAGAATGGACCTCCACTCGAACGACTTCATTCCGTGTTTCGGGTGTATGACGTTCGTCGAGATGGTGACCAATTGGTCTACTACGGAGAACCGCTGGTGCCGCAAAATCGGCTGATGAAGACTGTGTGGCCCCTGTTTCGAGAGCAAGGCTACGAGGTCATGCTCTCGACGCGAATGGGTGAATACGTTCTCGTGGCTGAACCGGTCGAACTCGGGCCGAACGGCGTTCCGTGGAAGAACGTTTTTCTCTTCGTTGCGACAGTTCTTTCGACACTTTGGGCGGGCGCATCGTGGTACCACGTCAATCCCCTTTCGAACCCGATAGAGGCGCTGTTGACCGCGTGGCCGTTTACGCTTGCTGTCCTCGGCGTCCTCGGAACCCACGAACTCGGCCACTACGTGATGAGTCGGTATCACGGCGTGAACGCGACACTGCCGTACTTCATCCCCATGCCGACACTCATCGGGACGATGGGGGCCGTCATCCGGATGAAAGGCCAGATGCCCGACCGAGAGGCGCTGTTCGACATCGGCGTCTCCGGCCCGCTCGCGGGCCTCGTTGCGACGGTTGTCGTCACCGCAGTCGGCCTGACGATGGAGCCGGTAACCGTCTCACAGGAGATGCTCAACAGCGCGTCAACCATCGAGGTGAAGTTCGGCTACCCGCCGCTGTTGCAGGGAATCGCCGCGATTATGGGTGAACCCCTGGCCTACGATAACGACCCGACGAAATCCGTCAATCCGGTCGTTATCGGCGGCTGGGTTGGGATGTTCGTCACGTTCTTGAATCTCATTCCGGTCGGCCAACTCGACGGCGGCCACATCGTCCGCGCGATAATCGGAGAACGACAGGAGAGCGTCGCGGCACTCGTTCCCGCGGTTTTGTTCGGACTGGCGGCTTACGTCTTCTACGTCCTCGATGTGAGCAACGCGACGGTGCTTTGGGTTATCTGGGGCTTCCTCTCGATGTTCTTCGCCTACGTCGGCCCTGCGACGCCGATAGACGACGGCGAACTCGACTCGCGCAGAAAGCTTATCGGGATTCTGACCTTCGTCATTGGCCTGCTCTGTTTCACGCCGACGCCGATTCAAATTATCTCCTAA
- the thiL gene encoding thiamine-phosphate kinase has translation MDERAALKLLAGKLPDAGDDAAVVDGLVITTDMLHETTDFPDGTEKYTAGWRAVGASLSDVAAMGAEAVAAVAVYADSDFARDELEAFVAGASDVCESVDARYVGGDLDTFSEFTVTTTALGRTDDPVLRSGAQPGDVLCVTGTLGRSGAALRLFEAGNEERANDLFRFDPRVPAGRALTPYATAMMDSSDGLARSVHQLSEASDCGFSLDGDAIPVAESVRDVAEDEADEQALSLFFGEDFELVFTLAEDDLAAARKASPTPISVVGDVTDSGVVMDEKPLPDRGYTHGQGEK, from the coding sequence ATGGACGAACGGGCCGCGCTCAAACTGCTGGCGGGCAAACTCCCCGACGCGGGCGACGACGCGGCAGTCGTGGATGGATTAGTGATAACGACCGACATGCTCCACGAGACGACGGATTTTCCCGACGGAACGGAAAAATACACCGCCGGATGGCGCGCGGTCGGTGCCTCCCTCTCGGATGTCGCCGCGATGGGGGCAGAGGCCGTCGCCGCGGTCGCCGTTTATGCCGATTCCGACTTCGCCCGCGACGAACTCGAAGCGTTCGTCGCGGGCGCGAGCGACGTGTGTGAATCCGTGGATGCGCGCTACGTCGGCGGCGACCTCGACACGTTTTCGGAGTTCACCGTGACGACGACCGCACTGGGCCGAACCGACGACCCAGTGCTTCGCTCGGGAGCGCAACCCGGTGACGTACTTTGCGTGACCGGAACGCTCGGCCGGAGCGGCGCGGCCCTCCGCCTGTTTGAGGCAGGAAACGAAGAGCGCGCAAACGACCTGTTTCGGTTCGACCCGCGAGTGCCCGCGGGACGGGCACTCACACCCTACGCAACCGCCATGATGGATTCGAGCGACGGCCTCGCGCGCTCGGTTCACCAACTCTCGGAGGCGAGCGACTGCGGCTTTTCCCTCGACGGCGATGCCATTCCGGTCGCGGAAAGCGTCCGTGACGTTGCGGAGGACGAAGCGGACGAACAAGCATTGAGCCTCTTTTTCGGCGAGGATTTCGAACTGGTGTTCACGCTTGCAGAAGACGACCTCGCTGCGGCACGAAAAGCGTCACCGACGCCGATTTCCGTGGTCGGTGACGTCACCGACTCCGGAGTGGTGATGGACGAAAAACCGCTCCCTGACCGCGGTTACACGCACGGACAGGGAGAAAAGTAA
- a CDS encoding lysylphosphatidylglycerol synthase transmembrane domain-containing protein, with protein MRLDFGDLRTVTVGFVAAVAVLLVVFSIVGIDHVVSALSMADARFVVAVAVVALLWLFSWAMSLRTVLGILGVHISSLRAFFLYAGATFANNVTPFGQAGGEPFTALLISRVTDAEYETSLGAIATVDSINFVPSISFALVGVAYYATVLTLGDTIELVALSIAALAIAVPLAVLFAWRNRDRLGSGVAGVVVPVVGVIARIVPPVNPTTESAVERRIQGFFGTIERIAGDRRGLLLALFFSAFGWLLSSLSLWLSLYALGHPVPFAAVLFIVPIGSIAGVAPLPGGLGGVEAALVILLVPITGVTAATAGAAAVIHRGATYWLPTMLGGVTTAMLEADSVNGELPR; from the coding sequence ATGCGCCTCGATTTTGGTGACCTGCGAACGGTGACTGTCGGATTCGTCGCCGCAGTCGCCGTCTTGTTGGTCGTTTTCTCCATCGTCGGCATCGACCATGTGGTGTCGGCGCTGTCGATGGCCGACGCGCGATTCGTCGTCGCAGTCGCAGTGGTTGCTCTCCTCTGGTTGTTCTCGTGGGCGATGTCACTTCGAACCGTCCTCGGCATTCTCGGCGTTCACATCTCGTCGCTCCGGGCGTTTTTCCTCTACGCGGGCGCGACGTTCGCGAACAACGTGACGCCGTTCGGGCAGGCGGGCGGGGAGCCATTCACAGCTCTGCTCATCTCGCGGGTTACCGACGCCGAGTACGAGACGAGTCTCGGCGCGATTGCGACCGTGGACTCCATCAACTTCGTCCCCTCCATCTCGTTCGCGCTGGTCGGCGTAGCCTACTACGCGACCGTTCTCACGCTCGGCGACACAATCGAACTGGTCGCGCTCTCAATCGCCGCACTGGCGATCGCCGTTCCCCTCGCGGTGCTGTTCGCGTGGCGCAACCGCGACCGATTGGGGTCGGGTGTCGCGGGCGTCGTCGTTCCCGTGGTCGGAGTCATCGCTCGAATCGTTCCTCCCGTGAATCCAACTACGGAATCTGCCGTCGAACGGCGGATTCAGGGCTTTTTCGGGACAATCGAACGAATCGCGGGCGACCGCCGCGGTCTGTTGCTCGCTCTGTTCTTTTCTGCCTTCGGGTGGCTTCTTTCTTCTCTCTCGCTGTGGCTCTCGCTCTACGCGCTCGGCCATCCCGTCCCGTTCGCCGCAGTGCTGTTTATCGTCCCGATTGGAAGTATCGCAGGTGTTGCACCCCTTCCGGGTGGACTCGGCGGCGTGGAGGCGGCGCTGGTGATTCTGCTCGTTCCGATTACGGGTGTCACCGCGGCGACGGCAGGGGCGGCGGCGGTCATCCACCGGGGGGCGACCTATTGGCTTCCAACCATGCTCGGCGGGGTGACCACGGCGATGTTGGAAGCCGACAGTGTCAATGGCGAGTTGCCACGGTAG
- a CDS encoding 30S ribosomal protein S19e, whose protein sequence is MTTLYDVPADALIEALADELEDRIDEPDWFEFAKTGAQRELPPEQDNFWYIRAGSLLRKVATSAPVGVERLSTEYGDSKSGSNRYSVAPAHRADGSKKVIRTILQQLEEEGFISSSESRGREVTGEGRSFLDDTAGEVMEDLDRPELERYA, encoded by the coding sequence ATGACGACGCTCTACGACGTTCCGGCCGACGCGCTCATCGAAGCGCTTGCCGACGAGCTTGAGGATCGAATCGACGAACCCGACTGGTTCGAGTTCGCCAAAACCGGCGCACAGCGCGAACTGCCACCGGAACAGGACAACTTCTGGTACATCCGCGCGGGCAGTCTTCTCCGCAAGGTCGCCACCAGCGCCCCGGTCGGCGTCGAGCGACTCTCGACCGAGTACGGCGACAGCAAATCCGGTTCGAACCGCTACTCCGTCGCGCCAGCACACCGCGCCGACGGAAGCAAGAAGGTCATCCGAACCATCCTCCAGCAACTCGAAGAGGAAGGGTTCATCAGCTCCAGCGAGAGCCGTGGCCGCGAAGTCACCGGCGAAGGTCGCAGTTTCCTCGACGACACGGCCGGTGAGGTCATGGAAGACCTCGACCGACCGGAACTCGAACGCTACGCGTAA
- a CDS encoding DNA-binding protein, with translation MSGSPDDDRLEELRKKKMEEMQDQKQQEEAQQQAKQQADAQKKALLRQYLTDGARKRLNSVRMSKPQFAEQVEQQILAIAQSGRINGKIDDQKMKELLRELKPDKKSFNIKRR, from the coding sequence ATGAGTGGAAGTCCTGACGACGACCGACTGGAAGAGCTTCGAAAGAAAAAGATGGAGGAGATGCAAGACCAAAAACAGCAAGAAGAGGCCCAACAACAGGCAAAACAGCAGGCCGACGCCCAGAAGAAGGCCCTGCTCCGGCAGTATCTGACCGACGGTGCGCGAAAACGACTGAACTCGGTTCGGATGAGCAAGCCGCAGTTCGCAGAACAGGTCGAACAGCAAATCCTCGCCATCGCCCAGAGCGGGCGCATCAACGGCAAAATCGACGACCAGAAGATGAAAGAACTGCTCCGCGAACTGAAGCCCGACAAAAAGAGCTTCAACATCAAACGCCGCTGA
- a CDS encoding DUF7411 family protein translates to MELGLLYSGGKDSTLAALLLDDFYDVTLVTAHFGVTDDWKHARNTAEATGFDFETVELDHDAAITAVEQMIEDGYPRNGIQQVHLHALETVASMRFDAVADGTRRDDRVPTVSRAQAQSLEDRHGIDYIVPLSGFGRNAVDSLVTANLDVESGPSDQIRKADYEAELRSLLVDEHGADAVDDVFPAHEQTYVTGFHTPR, encoded by the coding sequence ATGGAACTCGGACTCCTCTACAGCGGGGGAAAGGACTCGACGCTCGCCGCCCTCCTGCTAGATGATTTTTACGATGTAACGCTCGTCACGGCCCACTTCGGCGTCACGGACGACTGGAAGCACGCCCGCAACACCGCGGAAGCCACCGGTTTCGACTTCGAGACGGTCGAACTCGACCACGACGCTGCCATCACCGCCGTCGAACAGATGATCGAAGACGGCTACCCACGAAACGGTATCCAGCAGGTGCATCTGCACGCGTTGGAAACCGTGGCCAGCATGCGATTCGACGCGGTCGCAGACGGCACGCGCAGGGACGACCGCGTGCCGACCGTTTCGCGCGCACAGGCCCAAAGTCTCGAAGACCGCCACGGAATCGACTACATCGTCCCGCTCTCCGGCTTCGGCAGGAATGCGGTCGATTCGCTCGTCACGGCGAACCTCGACGTGGAATCCGGCCCGAGCGACCAGATTCGGAAGGCCGACTACGAGGCGGAACTGCGCTCCCTCCTCGTGGACGAACACGGCGCGGACGCGGTGGACGACGTATTTCCCGCACACGAACAGACCTACGTTACAGGGTTCCACACACCGCGGTAA
- the truA gene encoding tRNA pseudouridine(38-40) synthase TruA, whose protein sequence is MRAFRVAYDGRPFYGFQRQPDVPTIEDAMFDALRALGVADTVPEGYAAAGRTDAGVSALSQTVAFECPDWLTPSAFNSELPKSIRAWASAEVVPEFHATHDAYYREYIYHCYAPTANLALAKDASGRLSGENDFHNLTPDEDGTVRDLDIHVLQDGDYLVFTLRAGGFARNLVRRVVSLVHGIAVGDAPMEKVERVLSAKPLQGPEGVPPAPAHPLLLADVGYDCEFEIEEDAAESAESVFRDMRIEQRTRSRVAREITSHLE, encoded by the coding sequence ATGCGCGCCTTTCGAGTTGCCTACGACGGCCGTCCGTTCTACGGATTTCAGCGCCAGCCGGATGTCCCGACGATAGAGGACGCGATGTTCGACGCGCTCCGCGCCCTCGGCGTCGCCGACACCGTGCCGGAAGGGTACGCCGCCGCGGGAAGAACCGACGCCGGAGTTTCTGCACTCTCTCAGACTGTCGCGTTCGAGTGCCCCGACTGGCTCACCCCGTCGGCATTCAACAGCGAGTTACCCAAGTCGATTCGCGCGTGGGCCAGCGCGGAAGTCGTGCCGGAGTTTCACGCGACACACGACGCCTACTATCGAGAGTACATCTATCACTGCTACGCGCCGACGGCAAACCTCGCGCTGGCGAAAGATGCTTCGGGCCGACTCTCCGGCGAAAACGATTTCCACAACCTGACGCCGGACGAGGACGGCACCGTCCGCGACCTCGATATTCACGTCCTCCAAGACGGCGACTACCTCGTGTTCACGCTTCGGGCGGGCGGCTTCGCTCGAAATCTGGTTCGCCGAGTCGTTTCGCTCGTCCACGGGATTGCCGTGGGAGACGCCCCGATGGAAAAAGTCGAGCGCGTCCTATCCGCGAAACCGTTGCAGGGGCCGGAAGGCGTTCCACCCGCGCCAGCACACCCACTGCTTCTCGCGGACGTGGGATACGACTGCGAGTTCGAAATTGAAGAAGACGCCGCAGAAAGCGCGGAATCCGTGTTCCGCGATATGCGAATCGAACAGCGAACTCGGTCGCGGGTCGCCCGTGAGATTACGAGCCATCTCGAATAG